Within the Mucilaginibacter sp. CSA2-8R genome, the region GTTAGGCAAGCAAGTTTACTAATTTTTCAATATGACGTGCAGTACTTATAGTAACCCAAGTTTCTGGATTTCCTGAACGTTCATCTCTGCTCGCACAATCATAAATTTCAGCATCTGCCCAACTAAAGTTATGTCCGTCGTAATGTGCATTACTTAGAAGCAGATTACACTTCTTATGATACTGCCCCATACCGTCAGGATGGTTGCCTGGCTTATGACCACGCAGTATCACGAAGCCTTTTTCTCCAGTGTACCTTATACTTGACGACCCAGAGAAACCTTGAGGACTGCTATCGTAAATAGGATGGCGTGTTGCATAATCCGCGTAACTTAATATCGTTGAATGTTCACTGCCATTTATCAACTCATGCCACATATCCCATTCGTGCCTATTATGAACTACAACAGTATCTGGTGAAATATCACTTAAATCTTTGACAAATGACCCAGCTGCAATTATTACGTTTAAAAAGTTAGCAGAATCAATATATTGAAGTAAGGTTTCTGCAGATACTATTGCCGTATCAACACTACTCCTATCTATAAAGCTAAAATCTATTATTAAACTAATATCACTCAAATCACACTTTAATATTGAGGTAAGTCGCTCAATAGTTGAATCAAAAATGCGTGGCTTAATTTGATTTTTAGTAACTCTCACGGCGATTTCTCGTTTACGTCCGATAAGCCTTTTAATCGATTTTAACCTTTCCTCTGGATAATCAAGTCGTAAGACCGGTATAACATTAACGCCATTTGATGTCAAGAAATCGTAGATGTTTTTAAAATCGAAAAAGCTATTACCTTCGCTGAATGCAATGTAGGGATCGAGAAATACTTTATTGTTTTTAAAGCACCAGTAGCTACTCAAGTATCGTTTTATATTTTCCGAACTATCTGTCAATAACTCTAAAATCGGAGTTGTCGAACTTTTAGTTTCATCAGTTAACTCTTTCAATGCTTTAAGTTCGCCTCTCTTAGCTTTAAGTATTGGATAATAATGGCTTGTTGCCTGAACATGGTCCACTAGCACATTTTCAAATTCTTTTTTTAGTAAATTTTGTTTCATAATTAATTTTTATTCTGACCTTATTAAAGGGAATGACCCCTAACTAATTAATTTTTAAGGTGTAA harbors:
- a CDS encoding beta family protein, whose product is MKQNLLKKEFENVLVDHVQATSHYYPILKAKRGELKALKELTDETKSSTTPILELLTDSSENIKRYLSSYWCFKNNKVFLDPYIAFSEGNSFFDFKNIYDFLTSNGVNVIPVLRLDYPEERLKSIKRLIGRKREIAVRVTKNQIKPRIFDSTIERLTSILKCDLSDISLIIDFSFIDRSSVDTAIVSAETLLQYIDSANFLNVIIAAGSFVKDLSDISPDTVVVHNRHEWDMWHELINGSEHSTILSYADYATRHPIYDSSPQGFSGSSSIRYTGEKGFVILRGHKPGNHPDGMGQYHKKCNLLLSNAHYDGHNFSWADAEIYDCASRDERSGNPETWVTISTARHIEKLVNLLA